In one Nostoc sp. KVJ3 genomic region, the following are encoded:
- the ssb gene encoding single-stranded DNA-binding protein: MNYINKVMLVGRCGQEPELKYFESGAVKASISIAVRPPYRSEQALWFDLVAWGNQAEVIGNYVRKGTQIAITGEFGFDRWADKNSGTMRQKPVITINAIELLGSPRKEESTSTSAPNETQTVANANF, encoded by the coding sequence ATGAACTATATCAACAAAGTCATGCTGGTTGGCAGATGCGGACAAGAACCTGAGCTGAAATACTTCGAGTCCGGTGCAGTTAAGGCTTCAATCTCTATTGCAGTCAGACCACCCTACAGAAGTGAACAAGCCCTTTGGTTTGATTTAGTCGCCTGGGGAAATCAAGCAGAAGTGATTGGAAATTACGTTCGTAAAGGAACCCAAATTGCAATTACTGGCGAGTTTGGATTTGATCGTTGGGCAGATAAAAATTCTGGGACTATGCGGCAAAAACCCGTAATTACAATCAACGCTATTGAATTGTTAGGTTCACCCCGTAAGGAAGAATCTACATCCACTTCTGCACCAAACGAAACACAGACTGTAGCTAACGCAAATTTCTAG